The genomic window ATTGAATTGATCAATATCTTTTTTATGTTAGAAGTCAAGATGTTTAAATAATTTTGTGTTATGGCTAATGAACTATGACCAAGTATTTTTTGTCAGGTTACAACATTTCCACCCATGAGAATCCACTTTTTTGCAAAGGTATATCTTTATCGGTGAATACCAGTTTTATAAATACCTCTATTGTGATGATACTCAAATAAACTTTGGATTGATAAATTGTTTCCCAAACACATTGCAAAACAAGTAATCATCATTATTATATTGTCTTACAATTAGATATTTATGTAGAATCGTATCAATTGTAGAGTTTAAAGGCAATATAAGAGACTTTATGTTTTTAGTCATTCTTATATAAACAACCTCATTATCAAAATCTATATCCTTTATCTTAATGTTTATGAGACAGTTCATTCTAATACCTGTTGATAATAAGAAATTAATGATAACCCATATTTTATATTCACTGAAACTACATTGTTTCATGTTAGGCTTTTTTAATAATATAGATAATTCATTGTCACTATAACATTCAATAGGTTCTTTATCTACTATAATAAGAGTAATATCAAAAGTTTTTAAATAATCATTTTTCACAGAGAAGCGCATAAGTGTTTTTAAGTCTCTAGCATATGCATATAGTGTTGTATCTTTCACATTAAGATTATCTTTTATATCTAGAATAAAATTATTCATAGTTTCTTGATTAAAAGATGAAATAGGAGTATTAGGATCAATAAACCTATAAATTGACTTCATACATTCTTTGTAATGCTTAATCGTTCCATCACGTAAACTCCTAGCCATGCAATATAACAAGTATTCTTCACATCCTTCCTCAAATGTTAAATTTGTTTCTTTTTTCATTGTTAATTTTTTCATAATTCTACCTTTCTTGTGTACAAAAAAAACTGTACACATCACCATAGAATTTATCTAAATAACGTGTACAGTTTCATTATGTTAAAATTAACAAGTTTTATATTTACTAGAGATACATTGTATTCTAGATAATTCAAAAAGCGTTGATTTTATCAAATTATTTACAAGCTTCTTCAATCGCTACAGCAACAGCTACAGTTGCACCAACCATTGGGTTGTTACCCATACCGATTAATCCCATCATTTCTACGTGAGCAGGAACTGATGAAGAACCAGCGAATTGTGCATCACTGTGCATACGTCCCATAGTATCAGTCATACCATAAGAAGCAGGTCCAGCTGCCATGTTATCAGGATGTAATGTACGTCCTGTTCCTCCACCTGAAGCAACAGAGAAATATTTCTTACCTTGTTCTACACATTCTTTTTTATAAGTACCAGCTACTGGATGTTGGAAACGAGTAGGGTTAGTAGAGTTACCAGTAATAGAAACATCTACACCTTCTTTGTGCATAATTGCAACACCTTCACGAACATCATCAGAACCATAGCAGTTTACTTTTGCTCTTGGTCCATCAGAGTAAGCTGTTCTAGATAATTCTTTCACTTCACCAGTGAAATAATCAAATTCAGTTTCAACATAAGTGAATCCATTAATTCTTGAAATGATCTTAGCAGCATCTTTACCTAAACCATTTAAAATAACTCTTAATGGTTTTGTTCTAACTTTGTTAGCTTTTTCAGCAATTTTAATTGCTCCTTCAGCAGCAGCAAATGATTCATGTCCTGCTAAGAAACAGAAACATTCAGTTTTTTCATCTAATAACATAGATCCTAAGTTACCATGTCCTAAACCAACTTTACGATCATCAGCAACAGATCCAGGAATACAGAATGATTGTAAACCTACACCAATAGTTTTTGCAGCATCAACTGCTTTTACATCTCCGTTTTTGATTGCCATTGCAGCACCTACAGTGTAAGCCCAGCAAGCATTTTCAAAACAGATAGGTTGAGTTGATTTTACGATTTCGTAAACATCAATACCTTTTTCATCACAAATTGCTTTAGCTTCTTCAATAGATTTAATATCATATTTAGCTAATGCAGCGTTGATTTGATCAATTCTACGTTCATAATTTTCAAATAATGCCATCTTTGTACCCTCCATTATTCCTTTCTTGGATCGATGTATTTAGCAGCATTATCAAATCTACCATAAGTACCAGTAGCTTCTTTTAATGCTTCATTTGCATCTTTTCCAGCTTTAATCATATCCATCATTCTACCAAGACTAATGAATTCGTAACCGATGATTTCATTATTATCATCTAAAGCAATTCTGTTAATATATCCTTCAGTTAATTCAAGATATCTAGGACCTTTTAATTTAGTAGAATAAGCAGTACCAACCATACTTCTTAATCCTTTACCTAAATCTTCAAGACCAGCTCCAACAGATAAACCACCTTCAGAGAAAGCAGACTGGCTACGTCCATAAACGATTTGTAAGAATAATTCTCTCATTGCAGTATTAATAGCATCACAAACTAAGTCAGTATTTAAACCTTCTAATAAAGTTTTACCAACTAAAGCTTCACTTGCCATAGCAGCTGAGTGAGTCATACCAGAGCATCCAATTGTTTCAATTAATGCTTCTTCGATAATTCCTTCTTTTACATTTAATGATAACTTACATGCACCTTGTTGAGGAGCACACCAACCAATACCATGTGTAAAACCAGAAATATCTTTGATTTCTTTTGAATATACCCATTTTCCTTCTTCAGGAATTGGAGCACATCCATGATTTCCACCGCGTGCAACAGTGCACATTTCTTCGACTTCTTTTGTATAAATCATTTTTTTACTCCTTTCATTTTCTTAAAATGATTACAGCATGGACAAGAGAAATAATTATTTCTCTCTTTTCCAGGTGAAGGAATTCACCTACTGTGATTATAAGGCAAAAGTGTCTTAAAGTCAATGAAGTCCACAGTTTCCCAAGATAAAAATATCGAATTATGTCAATCCTTTTCATCTGATGAAAAAAATTGATGTACAGTTTATTGACATTTGCATATTTTATATTATAATAGTTCAAAATAGAACTATTTGGAGGGCGTATGACAGAATTACTCAATATGATTCATAGCATGAAAAAACTTTATGATCATCTATGTTTAGATGTCATGGAAAAATATCATATCACACGTAGTGAATTAGATATTTTACTCTTTTTAAACAATAATCCTGAATTTGATAGTGCCAAGGATATTGTAGAAAAAAGAGGACTTGTGAAATCACATGCTTCAATGGGAATAGAGAAATTGTTGAAAAATGGATATATTGAATCCATTCAAGATAAAAATGATAAACGTAAATATCATTTGTATCTTTTACCATTATCTCAGCCTCTTATTCATGATGGTTTACAAGTGCAAAAACATTTTAATGAGATACTATTTAAAAATTTTACTTTAGAAGAAAAAAAGATATATCAAAAAATGGTTCAACAGATGTATGACAACATAAAACAAGAGGAGGTTCATTTATAATGTTTGCATGGTTTATTTATATTGTTGCTGGAATGGGAGCGGGAATTGGTACTGGGTTGGCAGGATTATCAGCAGCCGCTGTTATTTCACCAATGTTGATTACTTTTTTAGGTTTTGATCCTTATGAGGCAGTTGGTATTTCTTTAGCATCAGATGTTTTGGCTTCAGCTATCTCAGCTTATACTTATGGTAAAAATAAGAACTTAGATGTTAAAAATGGTTTGGTCATGTTAGCAAGTGTCCTTGTTTTTACACTTATTGGAAGTTATATTGCTTCTTTGGTACCAAGTGGAACAATGGGAAGTTTTTCAGTCTTTATGACATTATTATTAGGAATTAAGTTTATTGTTAAACCAGTTATGACAACGAAAGAAGCCTTAGCATCTAAAACGCAAAAACAAAAAGTGATTCAATCTTTATTATGTGGTTGTTTAATTGGATTTATTTGTGGATTTATTGGTGCAGGTGGCGGAATGATGTTATTATTAATTTTAACATCTGTACTTCAATATGAACTGAAAACAGCAGTTGGAACAAGTGTGTTTATTATGGCCTTTACTGCTTTTACAGGTGCTGCATCACATATGTATATTGGTGGTTTTCCAGATTTAGAAGCATTAATTGTATGTATCATTGCGACTCTTGTTGGGGCCAGAGTCGCTGCTTTGTTTGCAAATAAGGCAGAACCAAAAGTGTTAAATCAGGCAACTGGAGTTGTTTTAACAGTTTTAGGATTGGCTATGGTAGTCACAAAATATTTATTTTAGATGAAAGTATAAAAGTTATCCGTTGAATGGATAACTTTTATTTTTGCTTATCTTTACGCATATGTTTGAGTGCTTTATCTAAAAAATCAATTCCTTGCATATAAAAAATATTTTCATCTTTATTAAGTGATCTGATTGTTTGACAAACTCTTGCTTCATCTTTACCTTGAATTAATAAATCAAGATTACCATGATCATGAAGCCCTAACAGGTGATTAAGATCAATATCTAATAATTGACAAATATCTCTTAATACATCTAATGGCGGATAACAGGTGTCATTGACATATGTTGAAAATGTCTTTGGATTAATATTGAGTTGATCAGCTGCTGCTTTTTGTGTTAAATTTTTCTGTTCTAATCGAGCAGCAATAATTTTACCAATTTTCAACATAGCTTTTCACCTCTTTTATATGATTATAACGAAAACTCATTAAAATCTGTGAAATATCTATTTAAAATAGAATTATATTTGATAACTATTTAAACTGCTGATATAATAAAAATATCAAACATATACAAATGTAAGTATAGAAGGAGTGAAAAATATGTACATATATGATTTTCTAATGTCTTTAGATCTATTTCAAAAAGATAAACTACCAAATCTTGAACGTTTTATTAAAAATGCAATTTATTATGGTATCAATACAAAAGATGAACTTAATGAAAGAGAAATATCCTATAATGGAGATGATCAAAATTATCTTGTTTATTCATTAGGTAAAAATACACATAAACTTTATTCTATTGGTATCGATCAGGAATTAAATTATATTCAAGAATTAACTAAAGAGCCTTTGAAAATACCAAGAGCATCGATGATTTATGTTGATACAGCCATTTTTGAAGCTATCAGATTATATGATGAACTCACAAGATATCCTGATTCACAAGCTTTTTTTGATTTCACATTAAATTATGATATCCAGCTTATGACAAGTCTTTATCAGGATAATCATTTTGAATATAAACCAGCCCTTGTTTATTTTCATAATAATCCCATTGAAAGAGACATTGCTCAAGCTCAATTTGTTTATTTTATAAAAAAATATGCTCAGCATCGCTTAAAGAATGCCAAAGCTAAAGGAACATACATTTATCATAATTTTGATGCTGTTTTAAAAAATACATTATTAAGTTATGATGCCATTCAAGAAAGGGGATATAAAGTATCAGAATATACCCATATTCCTAATGAAGAATTTGATGATTTTTTACAACAAATCTTTTATTTACCACATTATATGAAAGAAGAATAAAAAAACAGCTAGGAAATTAATTATCCTAGCTGTTTTCACCATTTATTCAATAGAAATATATTTCTTTTCTTCAACTTGTTTAACTGTATCTTTAGGAATAGAAATCTTTAACTCACCATTATCAAATGATGCTTTAATATCTTCTTCTTTGATACCTTCACCAACATAGAAGTTACGACTGCAACTTCCACTATAACGCTCACGTCTAATCACATGACCTTCATCATCTTTTTCTTCATTATCAATATTTTTTGTTGCATTGATAATCAAGTAACCATCTTTTAATTCCATTTGGATATCTTCCTTTTTATAACCAGGAAGTTCCATATTCATTAAATACTGTCCATCTTTTTCAACAATATCAGTACGCATTGCATCAACTGATGAATAATTAAATGGATCATGGAATAAATCATCAAACATATCACTAAATGTAGGTAGGAATTTCATAAAATATCGCCTCTTTCTTTTTTACCACCATAATTCTCAATACACTATTGAGAAATGAAACAACTACCTCATTAGGGGATCTCCCTAACTACAATTATATTATACCACTCTTTTTAGCACTGTCAAGCATAGAGTGCTAAAAATTTCTATATTTGTAAATTTGATTTTTTATTCGAGGAGTTATGATATGATTTTATCAGGAGTGTGATTATATGATAAAACTTGTTGTAAGTGACATGGATGGAACATTAATTAATCATCAAAGTCAAATCTCGCCAGCTAATTTAAAGGCGATTCATCAATTACAGGCATCTGGTATAGAATTTGCAATTGCAAGTGGTAGGGATTATCAGGGGGTACGTTCAGTTTTAGATCGTTATGATATTCATTGTAGTGCGATTTTAGGAAATGGAGCACAATACTGTGATGAGAATCATCAAATTGTTATGGATTGTTATTTGAATAAAGATGTATGTTTCAATATTGTTTCTATTTTTGAAGCAGCACATATCCCTTATATGATTTTTACAACACAGGGATTTTATACTGGCTTAGAGCCTCAATTTGTTAAAGATATGTTTATAGAAAGAGCTGTTCGCCGTTTTCATAGTCGACCTGAAGATTATGCTGACCAGGGTGCTTTTGCGATGTCTCCTTGTAATCAATTACAAAAAATAAATCATTTTGAGGAATTTTTAAAACGTGATTTAGATATTATTAAGGTTGAAGCTTTTTCATTAGATGCTAAGGATATTCCACCGACAAAAGAACAACTAGCACAAATTCCTACAATTTCTTATCTATCTTCTTTTGATGATAATGTTGAAGTAACAGATGAGAATGCACAAAAAGGCTATATTCTTAAAAAAGTTGCACAGCTTAAACATATATCTATTGACGAAATTGCTGTTTTAGGTGATGGCATGAATGATTTAAGCATGTTTGAAGAATTTCCTTGTTCCTTTGCACCTATGAATGCTGAGGAAAGAATCAAAGAATTGGCTCATTATATTGTGAGTGATTGTGAAGAAGATGGTTTTGCTGAAGCTATTGATATGATACTGAAGGATTTTTAAAAGAAATCCTTTTTTTCTTAATAGATTCTTAATAAATTCATATCAATAATGTAATATAATGTAGAAAAGGGGTGGAATTATGAATATACTTGTTGTTGATGATGAAAAAGAAATTGCTGATTTAGTAGAACTTTATCTCAAAAATGAAGGATATACAGTTTATAAATTTTATAATGGAACCCATGCACTTGCCTGTGTTGATAAAGAAGAGATTGATTTAGCAATTTTAGACATTATGCTACCAGATATAGATGGTTTAACCATTTGTCAAAAAATAAGAGAACATTATAATTTTCCCATTATTATGTTAACTGCTAAAGAAACAGAAATTGATAAAATTACTGGACTGACAATAGGGGCAGATGATTATGTCACAAAACCATTTCGTCCATTGGAATTAATGGCACGTGTCAAAGCCCAATTAAGACGTTATACATCAATGCCATCACTTCAAAAGGAAACAGTGATTACTATTGGAGCATTAACGATTGATCAAACAAATCATCAATGTACTTTAAATAATCAGCCTCTATCATTAACACCTACAGAGTTTTCAATTCTTTATTTATTATGTTCGCATAAAGG from Candidatus Stoquefichus sp. SB1 includes these protein-coding regions:
- a CDS encoding tyrosine-type recombinase/integrase, with translation MKKLTMKKETNLTFEEGCEEYLLYCMARSLRDGTIKHYKECMKSIYRFIDPNTPISSFNQETMNNFILDIKDNLNVKDTTLYAYARDLKTLMRFSVKNDYLKTFDITLIIVDKEPIECYSDNELSILLKKPNMKQCSFSEYKIWVIINFLLSTGIRMNCLINIKIKDIDFDNEVVYIRMTKNIKSLILPLNSTIDTILHKYLIVRQYNNDDYLFCNVFGKQFINPKFI
- a CDS encoding GGGtGRT protein — translated: MALFENYERRIDQINAALAKYDIKSIEEAKAICDEKGIDVYEIVKSTQPICFENACWAYTVGAAMAIKNGDVKAVDAAKTIGVGLQSFCIPGSVADDRKVGLGHGNLGSMLLDEKTECFCFLAGHESFAAAEGAIKIAEKANKVRTKPLRVILNGLGKDAAKIISRINGFTYVETEFDYFTGEVKELSRTAYSDGPRAKVNCYGSDDVREGVAIMHKEGVDVSITGNSTNPTRFQHPVAGTYKKECVEQGKKYFSVASGGGTGRTLHPDNMAAGPASYGMTDTMGRMHSDAQFAGSSSVPAHVEMMGLIGMGNNPMVGATVAVAVAIEEACK
- the vanR gene encoding VanR-ABDEGLN family response regulator transcription factor, which translates into the protein MNILVVDDEKEIADLVELYLKNEGYTVYKFYNGTHALACVDKEEIDLAILDIMLPDIDGLTICQKIREHYNFPIIMLTAKETEIDKITGLTIGADDYVTKPFRPLELMARVKAQLRRYTSMPSLQKETVITIGALTIDQTNHQCTLNNQPLSLTPTEFSILYLLCSHKGKVVSVDQIYQDLWGEKYYTNSSSSVMVHIRHLREKMNDSAENPKYIQTIWGVGYKIG
- a CDS encoding sulfite exporter TauE/SafE family protein; protein product: MFAWFIYIVAGMGAGIGTGLAGLSAAAVISPMLITFLGFDPYEAVGISLASDVLASAISAYTYGKNKNLDVKNGLVMLASVLVFTLIGSYIASLVPSGTMGSFSVFMTLLLGIKFIVKPVMTTKEALASKTQKQKVIQSLLCGCLIGFICGFIGAGGGMMLLLILTSVLQYELKTAVGTSVFIMAFTAFTGAASHMYIGGFPDLEALIVCIIATLVGARVAALFANKAEPKVLNQATGVVLTVLGLAMVVTKYLF
- a CDS encoding Cof-type HAD-IIB family hydrolase, encoding MIKLVVSDMDGTLINHQSQISPANLKAIHQLQASGIEFAIASGRDYQGVRSVLDRYDIHCSAILGNGAQYCDENHQIVMDCYLNKDVCFNIVSIFEAAHIPYMIFTTQGFYTGLEPQFVKDMFIERAVRRFHSRPEDYADQGAFAMSPCNQLQKINHFEEFLKRDLDIIKVEAFSLDAKDIPPTKEQLAQIPTISYLSSFDDNVEVTDENAQKGYILKKVAQLKHISIDEIAVLGDGMNDLSMFEEFPCSFAPMNAEERIKELAHYIVSDCEEDGFAEAIDMILKDF
- a CDS encoding MarR family transcriptional regulator, with product MTELLNMIHSMKKLYDHLCLDVMEKYHITRSELDILLFLNNNPEFDSAKDIVEKRGLVKSHASMGIEKLLKNGYIESIQDKNDKRKYHLYLLPLSQPLIHDGLQVQKHFNEILFKNFTLEEKKIYQKMVQQMYDNIKQEEVHL
- a CDS encoding Hsp20/alpha crystallin family protein, with the protein product MKFLPTFSDMFDDLFHDPFNYSSVDAMRTDIVEKDGQYLMNMELPGYKKEDIQMELKDGYLIINATKNIDNEEKDDEGHVIRRERYSGSCSRNFYVGEGIKEEDIKASFDNGELKISIPKDTVKQVEEKKYISIE
- a CDS encoding iron-sulfur cluster assembly scaffold protein, coding for MIYTKEVEEMCTVARGGNHGCAPIPEEGKWVYSKEIKDISGFTHGIGWCAPQQGACKLSLNVKEGIIEEALIETIGCSGMTHSAAMASEALVGKTLLEGLNTDLVCDAINTAMRELFLQIVYGRSQSAFSEGGLSVGAGLEDLGKGLRSMVGTAYSTKLKGPRYLELTEGYINRIALDDNNEIIGYEFISLGRMMDMIKAGKDANEALKEATGTYGRFDNAAKYIDPRKE
- a CDS encoding helix-turn-helix domain-containing protein, which codes for MLKIGKIIAARLEQKNLTQKAAADQLNINPKTFSTYVNDTCYPPLDVLRDICQLLDIDLNHLLGLHDHGNLDLLIQGKDEARVCQTIRSLNKDENIFYMQGIDFLDKALKHMRKDKQK